AGGTAGTTCAAGATACATGCATACAGCCTGGCACTTGAATCACTGGATTGATAACATCCTTGTTATAAATCTTGATGGAACTAGTATGTATGTATCAGGTTTACACTCTGTTATTCTAAACCAGGCCTCACTGGTGCATTTTACAGGTGTAGGGTGCTGCAGCATTGAATAATTTAGGACAGAATAGTCAGAAATGCTTACCTCTCTGCAACTCTAACATGCTGATAGCTTACAAGCAGTTAGTTAATAATATCCTATTTTCCCCTGTTATTCTGGcatttgccttttttatttgttatttgacTGAAAATCATCATGGCACCATGTTTCAACATATTGtaagattatttttttgttgccaaAGTATTATTCTACTACCACTACTTCAAGGTAAGTGGCGGTTTTCagcttttatcattttaatgctaGTCATGGCAATAATGATTGTTTTCATGTAAtggctgtacatttctttagatgattttattttacatttgtgaaAATGCAAAGAGAAAATTGCTCAATACTAAAGCCGCAATTGGAAGAATGAGCAGGAGAAATAGGAAGAATGTGGAGATAAATTGTGTGGAGTCAGGGTCCTATCAGGGTCCTATCAGGGTCATACGTCTGTAGGCATGTAGTAATTTAACCTGCTGCCACAGGGCACACAAATCCAACACAAGTAAAAGCAACGATGCCCcaggtaaaataaaatacattttaatgtactaAAACATACTGTAACTGTACATTTCTATCTTAGCAGAACTTTAATATACGTAATAGTTTTTCTTAATTGGAATAGATATGCTCTTTTAAAGAGGTAGTTCAAGATACATGCATATaagaaaagataagataagaattatgtgtatgtaaataaaaaaggaagggATTTgaagtgtaaaacacaaataatactGAAGTAAAAAGTGCCATTATGATATAGAGAGATTTTCTAGAACCATTTAGGGTTGGtacaacaataaaacaatattgaATTGCTAGAACAGAGCCTCTTTccctacacacatcatgtcattgtttcatgaaattaaggaaattctgcaataaatgctTTAGGTAAATCACTATTAAATCAATGTTTGACactatttttattacattaacaaaattgtTTGCAGTTAATTTGTGAGCCATGCAAAGCAAAAACTGATGAGCAAATGGTGGTATGAAGGTAGCGTCAGTGAGATCAACTCAACTGCATTTGGCCATATGCGAGCTTGAGCATCCACGCAGAGGGGCGCACTGAGATCTGCCCTGCCAAACCAATCCCAAATTTGCTTCAGCACTTGTGGGTGGAGCCTCCATTCCCTCACACAAGACCATGTTCAGATGACCCGGAATGTGGGAGTCAACATGTGACGCGCACTCCAGAACTGGAGAACACGTGCCAGGCACAGTAGCAACAGGGAGTTTAGCCCCCTGCCTGATAGGGTCAGGCAAAGAtgccgctgggccaccactgtagCAGCCATGCCCCATCCAAGCAAGACCGCTGCACAGCGTTAGACACAGAAAATATAATCTGAGGCGATTCTGACATATCACTGCTTTTTGGTCAAAAATCCATTTCATCTTGTTCTCGGAGGTAGCAAGGGAATCTTTAGCAATTATGGTTGCATACCCCTATATGGCCCATAACCATAtaaccttctgtactttggtcACCAGTAGTGACCCTTTGAATGCAGGGGGCGTAGTGAGTTGTAAATGACAGGCgcctccccaggcgcctttcatggctgcccattgctcactaagggtgatgggttaaaagcagaggacacatttcgttgtgtgcaccacgtgctgtgctgcagtgtttcacaatgacaatcacttcattttcactagtGTCACGGTTTGGCCAGCAGTCCATGTCCACAGATGTATCTTGTGGTCCCATCCTTGGACTtcactggatccaatcccctctaACGCCCCTCAGGACCTCCTTGCCAACAGCCTTCAAAGGGGCTAGAATCATTACAAATCTTAAGAAACGCATCACCAACCACTCAGAAATTCTCAATTTTAGGATTCTCTACAATcctataacaacaacaataacaacatttatttcttacatatcCCAAAATCAGTTGACACccctcacacttgacccttctgcacacaaggaaaaactcaacacaaaaaaaggaagaaatattgggaaggagtgatacagagagggatgcccttccagggtaAAGTGAGCCTGCACGTGGTGTCATTGCAGGGTTTGTAATGGTTTGTCCAACAAGATAagttaagataagatcaacaagagaaaaagtcctacagttgtagggttggagaagtccaaagtgtagtccagtgtcatggtgtagagtacgtgtccattatgatgctactggtccatttgaagatccctgaagctgtagttgtaacggtggtggtggctgtggtgaccctctggttcgtttcatgctcagtcctcatttagcagttgtcaggaaccaggatttatctgctggtctctacactggagtctgccagtagtctggatgcttgattcagtatctcggagaaaacaaacagaagcagcggcagatggtggcatcgtgcgaccgatactgaaatatgtggttatagtggtatattggtgctacagtggcccggtaccctaactaggacagcctaactagggtgaatttaacaccatctgtgcttaacagggggactatgtgataaagtggacttaataattgacactgtgtctgggactttaacagaagaccatGAAAGATGTGTTTTcaatttagatttaaacactgagacagtgtctgagtcccggacactgacaggcaagccgttccacaactgcggagctctataggagaaggatctgctcccagctgtgaccttctgtactttgggtacatATCACAACATGTAATACGCCATCTACAATCAACTTTCTCACTACCTTACTCAGAACAGCCTTCAGAACCCAAATGagtctggtttaaaaaaaaaaatggtagcATGGATCATGTGACATGGAAGGGGACCACATCTGCTCCTTGCAAGTGCTCTACTGGTGTCCCTCGGGGCTCACTACTTGGCCCACTCCTGCTcttctttaaaacaaaatcTCTTGCTGAGGTCATATTCTAACACCGATTATGTTACCACAGCTATGCAGGTGAGCCGAAACTCTTCATCTCTGTtccacaaacaacaacaaagtgaagtgattgtcacttgtgatacacagcagcacagcacacggtgcacacagtgaaatttgtcctctgcatttaacccatcaccctgagtgagcagtgggcagccatgacaggcgcccggggagcagtgtgtgtggacggtgctttgctcagtggcacctcagtggtaccttggcggatcgggattcgaaccggcaaccttctgattacggggccgcttccttatctaTTATTCCTCATCCTGGATGCATGGTGTGACAGACTGGGTTCtttcatggaattttttttttttattaaagcccAAACTAATCTTAAGGCTGTGgcaaacacaaaatatgtaGCATTGATATGAAGTGTAGCCATTTTATCTTTCTATTAATAAGATACTGTATAACTCTACTGTGTATTTACATATGGAGCAAAATAccttttaaattaaagcacaaacAAATCTTTAGGCTGTGgtgtacaaaaaatataaatatcacAGATTTAAAATTTGTCTAGAAGAGAGTTAAGTGTATGTTATGTATATACGTTTTGAAAAAATTATTGTTGGAAAACTATTTAGTATTGTCTTAATGATTTTATTCTATTTGGATATCTTGGGTAGGTTAGGGAACACTTTTATCCACTTTTACTTTTAGTGGCCTAATTACAAATTATATATGCTGCAGATTTGTAATGTAGTTTATCAACAATGTATTAAAccagaaaatgacatttttttaatagaattgtAATTGAAATTTGTTCCGTGGTGCTTTGTGAATCTTGCTTGCATTTACTGCaatgaaatgttatttaaataacTATAAAATAGGTAAATCTTTACATTTGTACCATAGACAAACAactgttagatgatgagcaaaagtgaaaatgatgataattgcatttaaatcagTGGAAGTGGAAATTATTAATATTGCCCCagcacacataaaaacaaaaaataggTTAATGCAGTTCCCACACCACATATTCTTAAATGTCTGATATCTTTTGCATCCATAGAGGGTTTATTCACTCCTGGAATGCAGTTTATTAGTTATTTGCAAAGTTTGATTGGGCTTGTGTTTGAGTGTGAAAATGTTGCACAGAGAATTTCAACTTGTTACTTTGCTCACAGGCTTGGAGGTCAAGGATAATGGTGAAGTGGTCTACAGAGAAACCAGCATAGAAGGTGTGGTTGAACATGCAGTAACCATCGAGTGTGGATCCACCCTCCCAAACATCTACATTTGGAGCTTCACTAAGCCAGGAACAGATACCATCCGGGCAGTTGTATTTAACTTTGGTGGAGGTCCCAAGCTCCAGAAACTAGCTGAAACGTTGGGCAATTTGAGCGTTGTTGGAAACAGTGCCTCTCTGGCCATCTCCAAGCTGCCTGTGGATGCAGAGGGGCTCTACACGTGTCAGGCTCTTTATGACAGCCCACAAGGAGTCCGactttattattactatgtGCGCCTGTTTGTTCTAGGTCAGTGACTGGCTTTTTCAGTTATATATGTTTGTCTTGTAACAGGAGTAAATGGGTAATAATGTGCTTGTGCTCCCACAGTGCCAGTGTCAAAACCATACATTGTTCTAAGTGATGCTTCTCCAGTAGAGGGAACGTCAATGTGGATGCTCTGTGCCCTGGAAGAAGGCACCGGACCCATTAACTACACCTGGGAGCAGGAGGGTCAGGATGGTGCAATCCGCACTCTGGCTCAAAGCAACAGCAGCCTCTTTAATATTCCCTGGGTAGCCCGTAACCTCACAGGAAGGTACAGGTGCCTGGCCAAGAACCAGGTCAACCAGCAATGGAGTGATCAGACCTGGATAGATATCATTTGTAAGTTGTGATGGTAAAAACTACCTTaatgaaagttaaaaaaatatgaatgtgaatgaaaatgtaatcattttacatattttttcatgtatGTAGTTGGGCCAGACATTCCTCACATCGACATCATACCAAACTCTATCACCACTCAAGGCTATTCTGTCTTGGAGAAGGAAACCATTTCTTTTATATGCCAAACCTCCTCAAATCCACCCAGCAACTATGTCTGGATCTACAACAGTTCCAAGGTGGCAGTGGGACCACAGTATACCATCAACAGGATTCTGCGATCCCAAACAGGGTCTTATACGTGTCAGGTTCAGGGCACGTACTTTAATGCAAGCTCAAAGAAAACTGTCAGCCTTGACGTTTACTGTAAGTACACGTGTGAAAATATATATGCAGTATTAAACTCATTGGgcttctttattttattttgcggAGCAAATGTTACACTCAACCTATCCTCCTGTCTCTGCAGTGTGAAGCAActagtgtgttaaccactagtgCACTATACAGTTATGTGGACAGTGATAATATCAATAATCGCTACTTATTTACAGATCCACCTGAGGGATTTCCAATATGTAACATATATCCTGCTAACAACTACAATGACCTGAATCTTTGGTGCTCATGGTATGGAGGATTCCCTGAAGCCATGATGTACTGGAGCCCTTTCCCTCCTGGGAAGAATGGTCAGGGATACTCCAATGCCACCCTCATCCAACTGGGCCCAGACACTGCAAACAATTCAGTTTTTGTCTGCTATGGTTCTCATGCTGCTCTAAATGTATCTCCAAACTGCAGCATTCAGACATGTAAGTAAGAAATGTACTTTTGTCTCCTGGTATTCACTGCTAGATATATCAAAAAacattgaacatgtttcatatgtgtttgtgttgggtaCTGAGCTGTTTTGTctatttcattgacaaaaataaCACTAGGTGGAACAAGAAAATGTCTGAGCTGTGCGAGTGCCCTGTGGGATCAGGACCCCTGAACTACAAATGTCTTTAATGCACAGCAAAAACGAATTCATTGGCCATTCTGTTCCAATATTTTGGAGGGTACTTTGCAACAACTTAATAAAATGACCAGAAGTACAAAGTTGATATTAGTTCTCAAAGGGCATGtgtataaataagtaaaaactgggcatttttttatttttatgtttgaattctcctactaatatatatatatatatatatatatatatatatatatatatatatatatatatatatatatatatatatatatatatatatatatatatatatatatatgtgtgtgtgtgtgtgtgtgtgtgtgtgtgtgtgtgtgtgtgtgtgtgtgtgtgtgtgtatgtatgtgtatatatatatatatataatatatataatttccatAAAGGTGTGTATTGCTTATATTCAAAGTAATATCCACATGAATGAAGGGTTGCCAGGTCCACCACTAGCTTTGCACTGCCTCTGCCAGTCATCAGCATGGTTcct
The window above is part of the Denticeps clupeoides chromosome 6, fDenClu1.1, whole genome shotgun sequence genome. Proteins encoded here:
- the LOC114792105 gene encoding V-set and immunoglobulin domain-containing protein 10-like 2 yields the protein MLIAYKQLVNNILFSPVILAFAFFICYLTENHHGTMFQHIVRLFFCCQSIILLPLLQGLEVKDNGEVVYRETSIEGVVEHAVTIECGSTLPNIYIWSFTKPGTDTIRAVVFNFGGGPKLQKLAETLGNLSVVGNSASLAISKLPVDAEGLYTCQALYDSPQGVRLYYYYVRLFVLVPVSKPYIVLSDASPVEGTSMWMLCALEEGTGPINYTWEQEGQDGAIRTLAQSNSSLFNIPWVARNLTGRYRCLAKNQVNQQWSDQTWIDIIFGPDIPHIDIIPNSITTQGYSVLEKETISFICQTSSNPPSNYVWIYNSSKVAVGPQYTINRILRSQTGSYTCQVQGTYFNASSKKTVSLDVYYPPEGFPICNIYPANNYNDLNLWCSWYGGFPEAMMYWSPFPPGKNGQGYSNATLIQLGPDTANNSVFVCYGSHAALNVSPNCSIQTLAVHRKEVIWD